The DNA segment GTACTCAGCTTCTAAAGTAGATTTATCTCGCTCCGTTTGAGTAAGTCTCGCACCAACTTCATTAACTTTATTATGCAGGCCGTTGAGCTGCTTAACTTGTGCTTCGATCGCCTGTTGAACAATAGATTGGATTATATCTCTGAGTTCTTTCTGACGTTTCGAGGAAAGAGAAAGTTTTTTAGTATTCTCCTGACTTAAATCAGACAACAGATTTCGGTTCTTAATCTTATCTTGCAGAGCCTCTACGGATGCGTGAGGGGAGGTACACAAAGGACAAATATTGGAAGGTTGTACACTAAGGTAATCTAGACCTATGGAAAGCAACCGTTCGTGCAATTCCATCTGTTCAGTTAAGGCCTTTTTAGTGGTATGCAAGGCCGTAATGTTCACCTCGATCAAATCAAGATCAGCATAACATCTCGTCAATTGATCGATTTTTCCTTGTTCGAAAAGTAAAGCATCCACCTTACCGGTTAATAATAAATCTGGTGTGATTTTTAGTGTGGATATCTCACTCAGCTCCCGATTCAATACGTTAAATTGGACCTTCTCTTTCTGGATAGCAATTTCTTTCTCCGCGATTTGCAGTCCTAGAGCAGCGAAATGAGCACGGCGGTTTGAAATCTCGGTATAAACTGGACTAGCGTTGTCGATAGAAGTTCTTAGGAGTAAAGTCCTATTATCAACAGCTTTAAGCTCAGTGTTCAATTCACTTAATGTCTGATTAAGTGCTTCAAGTTGTGTGGAGGTTTTGGATCGTTCTTCTGTCAGTGCTTTTTTCTGCGTGGATAATTCGAGAAGACGTGACTCAATTTGTAAAAAAGTATCTGTGCTCTCAGCTATTACAATTAGACTATTTAGGCGCGCATGTGCTTGTTTTTGCGCTGTCACATATTTCTCGTGCGAGTCTAGTAATGCTTGATATTTGTCTGCGTCGGTAATCCCTTTCGATAGCCTAGTCAGATCAGGAGAATGTTCTGCCAGATCGCGGACATGGATCTCTATTTCTGGTATTTTTTCCAACCTATTTACAAGCGCTTCTGTTGTTTCAGTATTTGCTTGGAACGATGTGTTTAGTTCATGCTGTCGAGATACAAGATGTGCATTAAGCAGGTGTTCGTTTTGAGACGAAAACTTTTCATCCGGTAATATAATATTCTCACCCACCGCATTGAGTTCTGCAGCAACTGAATTGAAATGCTCGAATACTGAAAGATCAATTGGTTGTTTTATCTCCTTGATAAGCAATTCATGCTGGTTGTTCAGATTATTCAGTTCAGTCTCATTATCGCTGATGAGAACAGACAACTCTTGCCGAGCTATCTCGATATCACCACCGAAACTCGTCATGAACTTGGTATAACGCTCTTTTGGCTTTGCTTCCCGAAGAAATCTATCAATCTCATCTTGGCTTAAAATTACACGTCGGAAAAACTCATTTTCTCGTTGGCTTTTAACTCCAAAACGCAAGTCTCGACTGTTCGATCTCGTTTTCGGCAGCTTACGCTCAAAAAGTCCTGCTCGAGTAGTGGATACCACGACCTTTGTGACCACTTTGTCATCAACATATTTATTACGAAGAATTTTTTGTCCTACATTTTTGTCCTTAGTGATCTTGGCTGCATCTACAAAGTTAGAACGATTATATTCCCCACCAAGTCTTTCCAAATGATTAGTAACCGCCCATTCAACTGCATCGTAAAATGAGCTTTTACCGAAACCATTAGGAGCATATATTGCGACAAAGTTCGAAGGTATATCCCCTTGATTCGTAAAATCAAAAGTTCCGTCCGACTTTGACTTGTAGGCACGAAATGCCTCGATTTCAACTTTTTTAATTTTCATTATTGTTCAAGAGCTCAATTATGTTGTCGATCACCAAGGCGCGCTTATTTTTGGACTCTTTTTTTGAATCTAAAGGTGTACCACGAATGTACTCTTCTATAGACAGCAAAGCCTCTCTTGACTCGTTGACTTGGGGATAAAGTGCTAAATCTGAGCCCAATAGCTGTTTCTGTAGTTCAATAGCCATCTGGTCAATACAAGGTATTTCTGGGAGCCCATCAAGTA comes from the Shewanella halifaxensis HAW-EB4 genome and includes:
- a CDS encoding AAA family ATPase — encoded protein: MKIKKVEIEAFRAYKSKSDGTFDFTNQGDIPSNFVAIYAPNGFGKSSFYDAVEWAVTNHLERLGGEYNRSNFVDAAKITKDKNVGQKILRNKYVDDKVVTKVVVSTTRAGLFERKLPKTRSNSRDLRFGVKSQRENEFFRRVILSQDEIDRFLREAKPKERYTKFMTSFGGDIEIARQELSVLISDNETELNNLNNQHELLIKEIKQPIDLSVFEHFNSVAAELNAVGENIILPDEKFSSQNEHLLNAHLVSRQHELNTSFQANTETTEALVNRLEKIPEIEIHVRDLAEHSPDLTRLSKGITDADKYQALLDSHEKYVTAQKQAHARLNSLIVIAESTDTFLQIESRLLELSTQKKALTEERSKTSTQLEALNQTLSELNTELKAVDNRTLLLRTSIDNASPVYTEISNRRAHFAALGLQIAEKEIAIQKEKVQFNVLNRELSEISTLKITPDLLLTGKVDALLFEQGKIDQLTRCYADLDLIEVNITALHTTKKALTEQMELHERLLSIGLDYLSVQPSNICPLCTSPHASVEALQDKIKNRNLLSDLSQENTKKLSLSSKRQKELRDIIQSIVQQAIEAQVKQLNGLHNKVNEVGARLTQTERDKSTLEAEYKSIENRVVELEKSVWGLSHVELVSRVEAELKELLIKRSNLLEQKTSATTQITLFTKSFKAKDLELQSLISEVERKGSEHAYVTVQAYLNENAIVASSLQKHCEIKRKELDTEVLKYKVEVESLTSQCNALQQEMQVGGTWINFPQLKQQKEALELRLAHSQSAVNAFYGSLSHIILVRSEDTLEKVKEFITGAIEERQRRSEELNILSSKIKLLSELLASFKPYIRRISLQEELTDVERQLEQRSQVYETLAAEKEVVVGYLKTLINNFFYEDLINSIYRKIDPHPAFKKVEFKPDFDSGEPSLNIVVSDGDGELISPILFFSTAQINILSLSVFLASALHARDDEDKPIDVILIDDPIQSMDSINILSTIDLLRSISLQFDKQVIISTHDENFFGLLQRKIPAEVLGSKFLKLEKFGVVVPVEPFLN